AACCCGATTCCGGTGAAGTGGGCTTTGGTCGAAATGGGCCTGATGCACGAAGGCATTCGCCTGCCGCTGACCTGGCTGAGCGCTCCTTGTCATGAAACGTTGCGCTCGGCCCTGCGCCAGTGCAGCGTCCTGGTTTAATTGAGGAAGTACAACGCATGAAGCGAATGGCCGGACTTTCCGCACTTGCCTTGATTATCTCCAGCACCAGTGGCTGCGGATGGATCTGGGGCCCGGAAGGTTATTTCCGTGACCGTGGTAGCGACTACCTGGAAGCGAAACAGACTGCACCGATGCAACTGCCAGAAGGTGTCAGCACCTCCAAGCGCCTGGATCCGCTGCTGCCGATCCCGCGTAACGTAGCCGACGACACCGCCACCGGCGAATACGTGGTTCCGCGTCCTCAGCCACTGTCGGCGATCGCTGACGCCAGCGACTACTCGCTGCAGAAGAGCGGTGATTCGCGTTGGGTCATGGGTCAGCATCCACCGGCCGAAGTCTGGCCAGTGGCTGTGCAGTTCTTCCAGGACAACGGTTTCCGTCTGGATGAACAGCGTCCGCAAACCGGCGAATTCACCACCACCTGGCAGCATTCCGACGAACTGTCCGCCGCCATGGCCAAGCGCCTGAGCGCCGCCGGTGTCGGTGCCGACAGCGAGACCCGCGTGCGGGTGCGCATCGAGCCGGGCGTGCAGCGCAATACCAGTGAAATCTACGTGGTCAGCGCCGAGCGTCCTGCCGGCAGCACCGCCAATGTCGATTTCACCAACCGTTCGGTCAACACCGGCCTGGACGCTGCCCTGGTCGACGACATGCTCGCGAGCATGAGCCGTACTTCCGAGAAGGGTGGTTCGGTGTCGATGCTGGCATCGCGTGATTTCGATACCCCGAGCCGTGTCGCCCTCAGCGAAGACGGCAGCGGCAACCCGGTATTGAACGTCGGTTCCGATCTGGATCGTGCCTGGTCGAGCGTCGGTCGTGCGCTGGAGCAAGGTCAATGGCGCGTTGAAGACATCAACCGCAGCCTGGGCCTGTACTACATCAACCTGGCCGAAAAGGCCGAGAAGAAAGACGAGAAGCCTGGTTTCTTCAGCAGCCTGTTCGGCAGCGCGCCGACCAAGGAAGAAGTTGAAGCCCGTGCCGAGCGTTATCAGGTTCGCCTGAGCAAGGTTGGCGACAACGTTCAGGTCACCGTCGAGAAAAACATCAACACCGTCGCGCCGGCCGATGTGGCCCGCAAAGTGTTGAGCGTGATTCAGGACAACCTGGGCTGATCCAATGCGTTTTGCCGTTCTCGGCAGCGGTAGCCAAGGGAACGGCACGCTGATCGCCAGTGCTGATACGTATGTGCTGGTGGATTGTGGTTTTTCCCTGCGGGAAACCGAAAAACGCCTGTTGCGCCTGGGTGTGAACCCGGCGCAACTGAGCGCGATACTCGTGACCCACGAACATGCCGACCACGTGCATGGCGTGGGTTTGCTGTCTCGGCGCTACAATCTGCCGGTCTACCTCAGTCGCGGCACACTGCGCGGGATGCGCAAACCGATTGAACCCGCAGGCTTCGTGGCCGGCGGCGAGCAACTGCAGATCGGTGCTCTGGACATCCGGGTCATTGCCGTGGCCCACGATGCACAGGAACCGACCCAGTACGTCTTCAGTGATCAGGAACAGCGGCGCTTCGGCCTGCTGACCGATCTGGGTTCATACTGCGAGCGGGTGCTGGACGGTTATCGGGACCTCGATGCGTTGATGATCGAGTCCAATCATTGCCGAGACATGCTGGCCCGTGGTCATTACCCGTACTTTCTCAAGCAGCGGGTTGGCGGCGAGCTGGGACATTTGAATAACCATCAGGCGGCATTCCTGGTGGCCGAGTTGGGCTGGCAAGGCCTGCAACACCTGGTCCTGGCCCATCTGAGCAGCAAGAACAACCTGCCGCAGCTGGCCCGGCAATGTTTTGTCGACACCCTCGGGTGCGACCCGGACTGGCTGCAACTGGCCGATCAAGATTCAGGGCTCGACTGGCGCCATATCGCCTAGCCCATCTACTTAGCAAGCGGAGCCCATCATGGAAAAACGTGAAGAACTCTACCGCGGCAAAGCCAAATCGGTTTACAAGACCGACGACGCTGACCGCTTGATCCTGCTGTTTCGCAACGACACCTCGGCGTTCGACGGCAAGCGCATCGAGCAGCTCGACCGCAAAGGCATGGTGAACAACAAGTTCAACGCCTTCATCATGCAGAAACTCGAAGCGGCCGGCATTCCGACCCAGTTCGACAAACTGCTGGCCGACAACGAAGTGCTGGTGAAAAAACTCGACATGATCCCGGTCGAGTGCGTCGTGCGTAACTACGCCGCCGGTAGCCTGGTCAAGCGTCTGGGCGTCGAAGAGGGCATGAAGCTCAACCCGTACACCTTCGAACTGTTCCTGAAGGACGACGCCAAGGGCGACCCGTTCATCAACGAATCCCACGTCGTGGCATTCGGCTGGGGCACCGCCGAGCAACTGGCGCGCATGAAAGAACTGTCGCTCAAGGTCAACGAAGTCCTGAGCAAACTGTTCGACGACGCAGGCCTGCTGCTGGTGGACTTCAAGCTTGAGTTCGGTGTGTTCAGCGACGGCTCCATCGTCCTGGGCGACGAGTTCAGCCCGGACGGCTGCCGTCTGTGGGACAAGGACACCAAGAAGAAGATGGACAAGGACCGCTTCCGTCAGGGCCTCGGTGACGTCATCGAAGCCTACGAAGAAGTCGCCAACCGTCTGGGCGTACCGCTTTAATCGACGCAAGCATCTGATAGCACGGAGAAATTTTCGAAAGAGGGTTTGCTTTCGATAAAAGTGTTGTTATGATGCGCGCCGTTGGAGAGATGCCAGAGTGGCCGAATGGGACGGATTCGAAATCCGTTGTACCTTCACCGGTACCTAGGGTTCGAATCCCTATCTCTCCGCCATACATTGAAAAAGCCCCGTAGATGAAGATCTACGGGGCTTTTTCGTTTCTGATCAGTCCTTGCACCAATGGGTGGAGCGCAATGCTCCAGCGCATCCAGGCTGCTCACACTCCGAATTAACTGACTAAACTCCTGCATTCCAAATGCATGAGGTTCGGTCATGGCAAAGGGAAAGAAGAAAGACTCGCCCAGAGACACCCCCGCAGATCGCCCGAAGCTGTCGAGCAAAGACTATCTGGCGGAGTTGCGTCGACTGCACGTTGAGCTCGTCAAGCTGCAGGAATGGGTGAGAGCCGAGGGCATCAAGGTCTGTGTGATTTTCGAGGGGCGTGACGGGGCGGGGAAGGGTGGGACGATCAAGGCGATCACTGATCGGGTCAGCCCGCGGGTATTCCGGGTGGTGGCGTTGCCGGCGCCGAGCGAGCGTGAGAAGAGCCAGATGTACATGCAGCGTTACCTGCCTTATCTACCGGCGGCGGGCGAGGTGGTGATTTTCGACCGCAGTTGGTACAACCGCGCCGGTGTCGAGCGGGTGATGGGGTTCTGTACCGAGGATCAGGCCGAAAAATTTCTCAGGACGGTTCCTCTGGTGGAGCATGCCATCGTCGATTCCGGTGTGATTTTGCTCAAATACTGGTTGAACGTCAGTCAGGAAGAACAGACGCGCCGGCTGGAAGAGCGTATCAAGGACGGTCGAAAAATCTGGAAGCTCTCGCCCATGGATCTCAAGTCGTACAGCCGCTGGTATGACTACTCGCGGGCGCGTGATGACATGATCAAGGCAACCGATACCGAATATGCGCCATGGCTGGTGGCCGATTCGAACGACAAGCGGCGAGCGCGCCTGAATATCATCTCCGATCTTCTCAGCCGCATTCCGTACAAGAGTGTTTCGCGCGAGAAGGTTGAGTTACCCAAGCGGCAGAAGCCCGGGGGCTACAAGGAATCGGATTATCCCTTCCGGCACATCCCCGAGACATTCTGAAGACAGGTGTTCGCGTCAGTCTTGGAACAGCCCCGCAGATGAGAATCTGCGGGGCTTTTTCATTTCTGCAGGGTAATCAGCCAGCCCTCAAATCTCCTTGACCGGCGTATCCCCCTGCACGCCCTTGATCAGCTCGATCACATGCAGACAATCCGCCTTGTTCACATACGACTCGCCACTGGCAACCGTCTCATGGTTTCCCGCCCGCAGACGCCAGCGCCATTGGCCCTTGCCGGTGCTCGGGGTGCCCTTGGATTGCCTGTAAATCTCGAAATACATTCAGTTCGCTCCATGCGATGGGATATTGCGACAAGCTGTTTGACGCATGCTCGCAAGCCTAGCGGAGCCTTCTCATTTGGCTATCGGGGATTTGTTTCCAATCGTTCGAGAATGTTTCTGCAAGGCGCGGGGCAGAGCGTCGGGATCGGCCTTCGGTTTGGCGAGTACGTCCTTTTTTCACCCTTGCATGAGCACCAGTGGTGCTGCTTAATACGGGGCGGCTCATGGCGTCGAAATTTGTTCGGCGACCGACAAACACTATAAGAAAAGAGCAGTCCATTGACCCATTCGCATGGAACGCAACATGCGGGCCCGGTGACGTTGTCGCTGGTGGTTCCCGTATTCAATGAAGAGGACAGCCTCGACGGCTTTCTCCTGCGCATTCGTCAGGTGTTCGAGCGTGAGGCACAGATCAGCCTTGAGTTGGTGTTCGTCAACGACGGCAGTACTGATTCGACGCTGGAGCGCCTGCTGCACTGTCAGCAGAGCAACTCGACGATCCGCATCGTCGATCTGAGCCGCAATTTCGGCAAGGAGGCTGCGCTTTCCGCCGGTTTGCAGATTGCCACCGGGCAGATCGTGGTGCCGATCGATGTCGATTTGCAGGACCCGCCCGAGGTCATTCTGCAGATGATCGAACGTTGGCGCGAAGGTTATGAAGTGGTGCTTGGTCACCGCATCAGCCGCCGCAATGACTCCTGGGCCAAACAGACGTCCGCCAGTTGGTTCTATCGTCTGCACAACAAGATTGCCGAACAGACATTGCCGGAAAACGTCGGCGATTTTCGGCTGATGGACCGTTGCGTGGTCGACGCGCTGCTGACGCTGCCGGAGTCGCGGCGATTCATGAAAGGTCTGTTTGCCTGGGTCGGTTTTCGCACCACCCAGGTCGAATACGAGCGCCCGGAACGGGCGGCCGGGCAGAGCAAGTTCAATGGCTGGCGGCTGTGGAATTTCGCGCTCGAAGGCATCACCAGTTTCAGCACCGAGCCGTTGCGGATCTGGACGTACCTGGGCGCGCTGGTGTCTCTGGTGTCGTTTGCCTTTGCCATGTTCATCGTGGTGCGCACGCTGATCCACGGCGTCGACATGCCCGGTTACGCCTCGCTGATGGTCGCGGTGACCTTCCTCGGCGGATTGCAACTGATCGGCATCGGCGTGCTTGGCGAGTATCTCGGCCGCACTTATATCGAAGCGAAGCGCCGGCCGGTTTTCCTGGTGCGCCGCATTTACGAATCCAAGGACTGAAGCATGGATCTCAAGGAAACCGACATCCTCGGCGACAGCATCGGCGAGCATTGGTATTACCGCTCCAAAGCGGCAGCGACCCGTCGATTGCTGGGGGAGGCGCCGATCAAACGCATTCTCGACGTCGGCGCCGGTTCAGGGTTCTTTTCCCATCATCTGTTGACTCACACTGCCGCGCGAGAAGCGTGGTGCGTGGATATCAGCTATCCCGCCGACTCCAGTGCCACCACCGCCGGCAAACCGGTGCATTACCGCCGCTCGATCGACAGTGTGGACGCCGATCTGGTGTTGTTGATGGATGTGCTGGAGCACGTCGACGACGATCTCGGCCTGCTCAAGTCCTACGTCGACAAGGTGCCGTCCGGCAGCCGTTTCCTGATGACCGTGCCGGCATTCCAGTTCATGTGGAGCGGGCACGATGATTTTCTCGAACACAAACGTC
This genomic window from Pseudomonas kribbensis contains:
- the bamC gene encoding outer membrane protein assembly factor BamC — protein: MKRMAGLSALALIISSTSGCGWIWGPEGYFRDRGSDYLEAKQTAPMQLPEGVSTSKRLDPLLPIPRNVADDTATGEYVVPRPQPLSAIADASDYSLQKSGDSRWVMGQHPPAEVWPVAVQFFQDNGFRLDEQRPQTGEFTTTWQHSDELSAAMAKRLSAAGVGADSETRVRVRIEPGVQRNTSEIYVVSAERPAGSTANVDFTNRSVNTGLDAALVDDMLASMSRTSEKGGSVSMLASRDFDTPSRVALSEDGSGNPVLNVGSDLDRAWSSVGRALEQGQWRVEDINRSLGLYYINLAEKAEKKDEKPGFFSSLFGSAPTKEEVEARAERYQVRLSKVGDNVQVTVEKNINTVAPADVARKVLSVIQDNLG
- the ppk2 gene encoding polyphosphate kinase 2; protein product: MAKGKKKDSPRDTPADRPKLSSKDYLAELRRLHVELVKLQEWVRAEGIKVCVIFEGRDGAGKGGTIKAITDRVSPRVFRVVALPAPSEREKSQMYMQRYLPYLPAAGEVVIFDRSWYNRAGVERVMGFCTEDQAEKFLRTVPLVEHAIVDSGVILLKYWLNVSQEEQTRRLEERIKDGRKIWKLSPMDLKSYSRWYDYSRARDDMIKATDTEYAPWLVADSNDKRRARLNIISDLLSRIPYKSVSREKVELPKRQKPGGYKESDYPFRHIPETF
- a CDS encoding YegP family protein, with amino-acid sequence MYFEIYRQSKGTPSTGKGQWRWRLRAGNHETVASGESYVNKADCLHVIELIKGVQGDTPVKEI
- the purC gene encoding phosphoribosylaminoimidazolesuccinocarboxamide synthase — protein: MEKREELYRGKAKSVYKTDDADRLILLFRNDTSAFDGKRIEQLDRKGMVNNKFNAFIMQKLEAAGIPTQFDKLLADNEVLVKKLDMIPVECVVRNYAAGSLVKRLGVEEGMKLNPYTFELFLKDDAKGDPFINESHVVAFGWGTAEQLARMKELSLKVNEVLSKLFDDAGLLLVDFKLEFGVFSDGSIVLGDEFSPDGCRLWDKDTKKKMDKDRFRQGLGDVIEAYEEVANRLGVPL
- a CDS encoding MBL fold metallo-hydrolase, translating into MRFAVLGSGSQGNGTLIASADTYVLVDCGFSLRETEKRLLRLGVNPAQLSAILVTHEHADHVHGVGLLSRRYNLPVYLSRGTLRGMRKPIEPAGFVAGGEQLQIGALDIRVIAVAHDAQEPTQYVFSDQEQRRFGLLTDLGSYCERVLDGYRDLDALMIESNHCRDMLARGHYPYFLKQRVGGELGHLNNHQAAFLVAELGWQGLQHLVLAHLSSKNNLPQLARQCFVDTLGCDPDWLQLADQDSGLDWRHIA
- a CDS encoding glycosyltransferase family 2 protein; its protein translation is MTHSHGTQHAGPVTLSLVVPVFNEEDSLDGFLLRIRQVFEREAQISLELVFVNDGSTDSTLERLLHCQQSNSTIRIVDLSRNFGKEAALSAGLQIATGQIVVPIDVDLQDPPEVILQMIERWREGYEVVLGHRISRRNDSWAKQTSASWFYRLHNKIAEQTLPENVGDFRLMDRCVVDALLTLPESRRFMKGLFAWVGFRTTQVEYERPERAAGQSKFNGWRLWNFALEGITSFSTEPLRIWTYLGALVSLVSFAFAMFIVVRTLIHGVDMPGYASLMVAVTFLGGLQLIGIGVLGEYLGRTYIEAKRRPVFLVRRIYESKD
- a CDS encoding class I SAM-dependent methyltransferase gives rise to the protein MDLKETDILGDSIGEHWYYRSKAAATRRLLGEAPIKRILDVGAGSGFFSHHLLTHTAAREAWCVDISYPADSSATTAGKPVHYRRSIDSVDADLVLLMDVLEHVDDDLGLLKSYVDKVPSGSRFLMTVPAFQFMWSGHDDFLEHKRRYTLGQFESLTKNAGLTVEKGAYYFGAVFPIAVASRLIPGGSAPRSQLKKHHPLVNSLLKTLCRLELPLMGMNRLAGLSVFVLARKP